The following proteins are co-located in the Delphinus delphis chromosome 5, mDelDel1.2, whole genome shotgun sequence genome:
- the LOC132425393 gene encoding C-X-C motif chemokine 10-like: protein MNQSAVLIFCLILLTLRGTQEIPLSRTTRCTCIKISDRPVNPRSLEKLEVIPASQSCPRVEIIATMKKNGEKRCLNPESKTIKNLLKAISKERSKRSQTQKEA from the exons ATGAACCAAAGTGCTGTTCTTATTTTCTGCCTTATCCTTCTGACGCTGAGAGGAACTCAAG AAATACCTCTCTCTAGGACTACACGCTGTACATGTATCAAGATCAGTGATCGACCTGTTAATCCAAGGTCCTTAGAAAAACTTGAAGTGATTCCTGCAAGTCAATCTTGCCCACGTGTTGAGATCAT TgccacaatgaaaaagaatggggAGAAAAGATGTCTTAATCCAGAGTCTAAGACCATCAAGAATTTACTGAAAGCAATTAGCAAGGAAAG GTCTAAGAGATCTCAGACACAGAAAGAGGCATAA